A single window of Aspergillus flavus chromosome 4, complete sequence DNA harbors:
- a CDS encoding protein LST8: MSVILCTAGYDHTIRFWEALSGICSRTIQHPDSQVNRLCITPDKRYLAAAGHNNVKLYDIKSTNPNPVMTFDGHTNNITGVAFHCEGKWMVTSSEDGTVKVWDTRTGSLQRNYAHKAPVNDVVIHPNQGELISGDRAGIVRVWDLGESVCTHQLIPEDDVAVQSVSVASDGSLLCAGNKKGNVYIWRMVQDAELTRIVPMCTFQAHKDYLTRILLSPDVKHLATCSADHTAKVWNLDLDYPPAKIAAAQAAKAKAKGITPEPKETPSSPPPTDSLVNTPSSENGRADFINPFSFINGTPPPTNEPQQTFPVQEDGPPVDPNTNTLYLETTLANHQRWVWDCAFSADSAYLVTVSSDHYARLWELASGQVIRQYSGHHRGAVCVALNDYSEPR, encoded by the exons ATGAGTGTCATTCTTTGTACCG CCGGATATGACCACACCATTCG TTTCTGGGAAGCTCTGTCTGGAATATGCTCACGGACTATTCAGCATCCGGACTCGCAAGTAAATCGCTTATGCATCACTCCAGACAAGCGCTATCTGGCCGCCGCAGGTCACAACAATGTCAAGTTGTATGATATCAAGTCCACTAATCCCAACCCCGTTATGACCTTTGATGGCCATACGAACAACATTACGGGTGTTGCATTTCACTGCGAAGGCAAGTGGATGGTCACTAGTTCGGAAGACGGCACGGTGAAAGTGTGGGACACGCGCACCGGCAGTCTACAACGCAATTATGCCCATAAAGCCCCCGTCAATGACGTTGTAATTCACCCCAACCAGGGTGAGCTCATCAGTGGTGATCGTGCTGGTATTGTCCGGGTTTGGGATCTGGGCGAGAGCGTCTGCACTCATCAGCTAATTCCCGAAGATGACGTTGCTGTGCAAAGTGTTAGTGTTGCAAGCGATGGATCCTTACTCTGCGCAGGGAATAAGAAG GGCAATGTTTACATCTGGCGCATGGTCCAAGACGCTGAATTAACGCGCATCGTTCCAATGTGCACCTTCCAGGCTCACAAAGATTATCTCACTCGCATTCTCCTCTCACCAGACGTCAAGCACCTCGCGACCTGTTCAGCAGACCACACAGCCAAGGTCTGGAACCTTGACCTCGACTATCCCCCGGCCAAGATAGCCGCCGCGCAAGCAGCTAAAGCCAAGGCCAAAGGCATCACCCCTGAACCTAAAGAGACCCCTTCATCCCCACCCCCTACAGACAGCCTGGTGAACACGCCAAGCAGTGAAAATGGTAGAGCCGACTTTATCAACCCATTCAGTTTTATCAACGGAACCCCGCCGCCCACCAACGAGCCCCAGCAAACCTTCCCCGTACAGGAAGATGGTCCCCCAGTAGATCCGAATACCAACACCCTTTACCTGGAGACCACCCTAGCAAATCACCAGCGGTGGGTGTGGGACTGTGCCTTTTCCGCCGATTCGGCCTATCTCGTCACCGTTTCGAGTGACCACTACGCTCGTTTATGGGAGTTGGCTTCGGGCCAGGTTATCCGTCAATACAGTGGGCATCACCGCGGGGCGGTGTGCGTTGCTCTGAACGATTATTCTGAGCCTCGGTGA
- a CDS encoding Tctex-1: MAVETAPTSSPVPIADLTKIASEACDSALNGVEGYEHTKVGEWNSQIINTILKALISATAPSTPSAAAPYRFTVNSTIVQQGLIDKSAAAEGAASNTGKRGMHSASGAFWDVNRDGMWTFKYPGADERGLDVVVSVTWFAVN, encoded by the exons ATGGCTGTCGAGACTGCTCCCACTTCTTCG CCTGTCCCTATCGCGGACCTTACCAAGATTGCCTCCGAG GCATGTGACTCCGCACTGAACGGCGTCGAGGGCTACGAGCACACCAAGGTCGGCGAATGGAACTCTCAGATCATT AACACTATCCTCAAAGCACTCATCAGCGCTACCGCCCCCTCTACCCCCTCGGCAGCAGCCCCATACCGGTTCACCGTGAACAGCACCATCGTGCAACAAGGTCTGATCGACAAGTCTGCCGCCGCAGAGGGTGCCGCCAGCAACACTGGCAAGCGCGGTATGCACTCCGCCTCTGGCGCGTTCTGGGACGTCAACCGCGATGGAATGTGGACATTCAAGTACCCCGGTGCTGACGAGCGGGGCTTGGACGTCGTCGTGAGTGTAACCTGGTTCGCCGTCAATTAA
- a CDS encoding component of vacuolar transporter chaperone (vacuolar transporter chaperone 1), with translation MSSQPLLQTAPGKRIALPTRVEPKVFFANERTFLSWLNFTVILGGLAVGLLNFGDRIGRISAGLFTIIAMAAMIYALCTFHWRAASIRKRGQSGIDDRFGPTVLALALLAAVVVNFILRITEN, from the exons ATGTCGAGTCAACCTCTCCTCCAGACTGCCCCAG GCAAGCGCATCGCCCTGCCCACCAGAGTCGAACCCaaggtcttcttcgccaacgAGCGGACCTTCCTCTCATGGCTCAACTTCACGGTCATCCTGGGCGGCCTGGCCGTCGGTCTCCTGAACTTCGGTGACCGCATCGGCCGTATCTCCGCCGGTCtcttcaccatcatcgcCATGGCGGCCATGATCTACGCCCTCTGCACCTTCCACTGGCGCGCAGCCAGCATCCGCAAACGCGGCCAGAGCGGCATCGACGACCGTTTCGGTCCCACCGTCCTGGCCCTCGCCTTGTTGGCGGCCGTCGTCGTTAACTTTATCCTCAGGATCACGGAGAACTAA
- a CDS encoding putative glucan 1,3-beta-glucosidase precursor, which produces MRASLPFLTALGCIPAALAAPHPRVQSPEYVNWTTFKANGVNLGGWLVQESTIDSQFWGTYSGGADDEWGLCEHLGSRCGPVLEHRYATYITERDIDKLASVGVGVLRIPTTYAAWIKLPGSQLYSGNQTAYLKQIADYAITKYGMHIIVDVHSLPGGTNGLTIGEASGHWGWYYNETAFDYSMQVIDAVISFVQNSGSPQSYTIEPMNEPTDNPDMSVFGTPAALSDRGATWVLKYIRAVIDRVASVNPNIPVMFQGSFKPEQYWSNQLPADANLVFDVHTYYFERNVTSETLPARLYTDAQSKAGDGKFPVFTGEWAIQTLYQNSFALRERNVNAGLDAMYKYSQGSCYWTAKFSGNATVNGQGTQADYWNFEYFIDHGYIDLTRFHDTK; this is translated from the coding sequence ATGCGGGCGTCACTACCGTTTCTTACTGCCTTGGGATGTATTCCAGCCGCTTTGGCAGCTCCCCATCCCCGAGTGCAGAGTCCGGAGTATGTCAACTGGACAACTTTCAAAGCCAACGGAGTCAACCTCGGAGGCTGGCTCGTCCAGGAGTCCACGATTGACAGCCAGTTTTGGGGCACATATTCCGGCGGCGCGGACGACGAATGGGGGCTTTGTGAACATCTAGGATCCCGGTGTGGGCCTGTTTTGGAACATCGATATGCCACCTACATCACAGAACGCGACATCGATAAGCTGGCCAGCGTCGGTGTAGGGGTCTTGCGGATTCCCACGACCTACGCCGCCTGGATCAAACTCCCTGGCTCCCAACTGTACTCGGGGAACCAGACAGCCTACCTCAAACAGATCGCCGACTACGCGATCACCAAGTATGGCATGCACATTATCGTGGACGTCCACTCCCTTCCTGGTGGCACAAATGGTCTCACCATTGGCGAGGCTAGCGGGCACTGGGGCTGGTACTACAACGAGACCGCGTTTGACTACTCCATGCAAGTCATTGATGCCGTCATCTCCTTCGTCCAGAACTCGGGGTCGCCCCAATCTTACACCATTGAGCCGATGAACGAACCTACCGATAACCCAGATATGTCCGTCTTCGGTACTCCAGCAGCGCTCTCAGATCGCGGAGCCACCTGGGTACTGAAATATATCCGCGCCGTAATCGACAGGGTCGCATCCGTCAACCCCAACATCCCAGTCATGTTCCAGGGAAGCTTCAAACCGGAGCAGTACTGGTCCAATCAACTCCCCGCCGACGCGAACCTTGTCTTTGACGTCCACACTTACTACTTCGAACGCAATGTCACCTCCGAAACCCTACCAGCCCGCCTGTACACGGACGCACAGTCCAAGGCGGGAGATGGCAAGTTCCCTGTGTTCACGGGAGAATGGGCTATTCAGACGTTATACCAGAACTCCTTTGCCCTCCGCGAGAGGAATGTGAATGCGGGTCTCGATGCCATGTACAAATATTCCCAAGGTAGCTGTTACTGGACTGCGAAGTTCTCGGGCAATGCGACCGTGAATGGACAAGGAACACAGGCAGACTACTGGAACTTTGAGTACTTTATCGACCACGGGTACATTGACCTTACGAGATTCCATGATACGAAGTGA